A stretch of DNA from Aliarcobacter thereius LMG 24486:
ATCTATTTTGAAGCAGAGGATCAAAGAGGAATTGCTACTTTTGAAATAGATGTAAAAATAGCAATGGGACAAGATAAATTAAATGCACAGAAAGTTGAAGTTTTTTTTGTATTAAATAAAGATACAAATAAAAAAGAAGTATCAAAGTATGAAGCTACAAAAAAAGCTGATTTTGAGATTTTTACAAAAGATAAACACTACAAAGGAAGTGGAGATAAAATTATATATGAACCAAAGAAAGATGAATACAATATAATAGGAAATGCTTTTTTACATGATGTTACTGAAGATAGAAAAGTATAT
This window harbors:
- a CDS encoding LptA/OstA family protein, with protein sequence MRIFLIIFLTLTSLLAQKDTLTINSIYFEAEDQRGIATFEIDVKIAMGQDKLNAQKVEVFFVLNKDTNKKEVSKYEATKKADFEIFTKDKHYKGSGDKIIYEPKKDEYNIIGNAFLHDVTEDRKVYGNHIYINQLSGEARVKGNENKPVKFILNIDKVNK